In a genomic window of Phaeodactylum tricornutum CCAP 1055/1 chromosome 6, whole genome shotgun sequence:
- a CDS encoding predicted protein, producing MKWESTAFVLLQLIVTTHAYAFPKPTQSSRWATPATTGKSSAAKHFVSRSRSTTSLAASTQKKPEELRREIAERNSLVEDEAQYAVADGELLERMGTSDAVAAEETDVKTDYTDMYSRMKRMTKPRAYPLFLAEKGVEFLEGTVHDIAKSFQRTAETGAATSTSDVNGSVGQKERVVVLGTGWGSASLLKEIDTDLYDVTVISPRNYFLFTPMLAGASVGTVEYRSITEPIRAINPQANFLEATATNIDTKTNTVTCESVICEGNSCDIQDFSVQYDRLVVAVGAQTNTFGIPGVKEYCNYLRQVEDARRVRTSIINCFERANLPGLSDEERIRNLTFAVIGAGPTGIEFAAELRDFVEEDGPKYYPKLLQYVRIKVIEASPMVLAPFDKELQQEAIAQLKRPTMISDPKVAKLLPPNFQMTELLLEASVKEVKEDRILLNNGQEIPYGIAVWAAGNGPIPLTLQLIESLGDEQASAQAVARGRVAVDCWMRAIGGQGKVLSFGDCSCMFQQQLPATAQVASQQGEYLAKLLNKKFEFTPALTEDGIFPPPRKDPARTQTSFSDAIAAFASNNYEYAKPFQFLNLGILAYTGGGSALAQVTPVPDGASVQGKGKLGNALWRSVYLTKQVSWRNRLLVMNDWTKRRLFGRDITRL from the coding sequence ATGAAGTGGGAATCTACCGCATTCGTGCTTCTACAGCTCATTGTCACTACTCACGCCTACGCCTTCCCCAAGCCAACACAGAGTTCTCGTTGGGCTACCCCTGCCACGACTGGAAAGTCCTCAGCCGCCAAACACTTTGTGTCGCGCTCGAGGAGCACTACCAGTCTCGCCGCGTCCACCCAGAAAAAGCCAGAAGAACTCCGTCGGGAGATTGCGGAGCGGAATTCTCTCGTAGAGGATGAAGCACAGTATGCCGTAGCGGACGGAGAATTGTTGGAGCGCATGGGCACTTCGGATGCGGTAGCAGCCGAGGAGACCGACGTCAAGACGGACTACACCGACATGTACTCGCGCATGAAGCGCATGACCAAACCGAGGGCGTACCCGCTCTTTTTGGCAGAAAAAGGCGTTGAATTCTTGGAAGGAACCGTGCACGATATTGCCAAATCCTTCCAACGCACCGCCGAAACGGGAGCGGCCACTTCTACCAGTGACGTCAACGGAAGCGTGGGACAAAAGGAGCGAGTCGTGGTTCTCGGGACAGGCTGGGGCTCGGCTTCTCTATTGAAAGAAATCGACACCGACCTGTACGATGTTACCGTCATTTCTCCCCGAAATTACTTTCTTTTCACCCCGATGCTCGCTGGTGCCAGTGTCGGTACAGTGGAATACCGTTCCATTACTGAACCCATCCGGGCGATCAATCCGCAAGCCAATTTCTTGGAGGCCACCGCCACGAACATTGATACGAAAACAAACACAGTCACCTGCGAGTCcgtcatttgcgaaggcaaTAGTTGTGATATCCAAGATTTCAGCGTTCAATACGATCGTCTCGTAGTGGCGGTGGGAGCTCAAACCAACACGTTTGGCATTCCTGGAGTCAAGGAATACTGCAACTATTTGCGACAGGTTGAAGACGCACGTCGCGTACGAACCTCCATCATCAACTGCTTTGAACGAGCTAACTTACCGGGTCTTTCTGACGAAGAGAGAATTCGCAACCTTACTTTTGCGGTGATTGGTGCTGGTCCTACCGGGATCGAGTTTGCCGCCGAGCTGCGTGATTTTGTTGAGGAAGACGGCCCCAAGTACTATCCGAAGCTTCTCCAGTACGTGCGCATCAAGGTCATTGAAGCGTCGCCGATGGTTTTGGCGCCTTTCGACAAAGAGCTCCAGCAAGAAGCCATTGCCCAGCTGAAGCGTCCTACCATGATTTCGGACCCCAAAGTAGCGAAGTTACTGCCGCCCAATTTTCAAATGACAGAACTCTTGTTGGAAGCTTCCGTCAAGGAAGTCAAGGAGGATCGTATTTTACTGAACAATGGCCAAGAAATTCCGTACGGTATCGCTGTTTGGGCAGCTGGCAATGGTCCGATTCCTCTGACACTGCAGTTGATTGAAAGTCTCGGCGATGAACAAGCGTCGGCACAAGCCGTTGCACGGGGACGTGTCGCTGTGGATTGCTGGATGCGGGCCATTGGCGGTCAAGGCAAAGTACTGTCCTTTGGTGATTGCTCATGCATGTTCCAGCAGCAGCTTCCAGCGACGGCGCAAGTAGCCTCACAGCAGGGGGAATATTTGGCCAAGCTTTTGAACAAAAAGTTTGAGTTCACGCCGGCTCTGACTGAAGATGGCATCTTCCCGCCACCGCGGAAAGACCCCGCCCGGACACAAACCAGCTTTTCCGACGCGATTGCTGCATTTGCGTCGAATAACTACGAATACGCCAAACCGTTCCAATTCTTGAATTTGGGCATTTTAGCTTATACTGGTGGGGGTTCTGCTTTGGCGCAGGTGACACCCGTGCCGGATGGTGCTTCGGTCCAGGGCAAGGGCAAACTCGGCAACGCGTTGTGGCGCAGTGTCTACTTGACCAAGCAAGTGAGTTGGCGCAACCGACTGCTCGTGATGAATGACTGGACCAAGCGTCGATTGTTTGGACGAGACATTACGCGACTTTAG
- a CDS encoding predicted protein, translating to MVVAESLLYPSSSSWNSAFKSRAPQDHGISTGAFSWSDSVTNWKAALDELKADLSAHHDVVFIARGPLQCWIAQLYLESHPLAGLILVDPLPLDDRNGINQFELYYEKHSFKQSKEYHIFRSILDDTTMSAPIPHALQLEAGAVPMMVWHSIPRPAFKRAADSTAQRHSNSNGPFGIVPVLQLHLPLVKSTPNVLGINSLENAKGGLEMDKYAREAVDIACSWTIDQVL from the coding sequence ATGGTGGTCGCCGAATCATTGCTCTACccttcctcgtcttcgtggAACTCAGCCTTCAAATCGAGAGCTCCCCAAGACCACGGCATTTCGACGGGAGCCTTTTCTTGGAGTGATTCCGTGACCAACTGGAAAGCTGCCTTGGATGAGCTCAAAGCCGACTTGAGTGCTCACCACGACGTCGTGTTCATTGCCCGTGGGCCACTGCAGTGCTGGATTGCGCAACTCTACCTGGAAAGCCATCCCTTGGCGGGCCTCATATTGGTAGATCCACTGCCTTTGGACGATCGCAACGGAATCAATCAATTCGAGTTATACTACGAAAAACACTCCTTCAAACAGAGCAAAGAGTATCATATTTTTCGCAGTATCCTGGACGACACGACCATGTCGGCCCCAATACCGCACGCTCTGCAATTGGAAGCCGGAGCGGTACCCATGATGGTGTGGCACTCCATTCCTCGTCCAGCCTTCAAACGCGCCGCCGATTCCACCGCCCAGCGACATTCGAATTCCAACGGTCCGTTTGGAATTGTTCCGGTCTTGCAGCTCCACCTTCCCCTCGTCAAGAGCACTCCAAACGTCCTCGGTATAAACTCTCTAGAAAACGCAAAGGGGGGTTTAGAAATGGACAAGTACGCTCGAGAAGCAGTAGATATTGCCTGCTCCTGGACGATTGATCAGGTTCTATAA
- a CDS encoding predicted protein, whose product MSIESLAEESSSVSVTDLRIVCLIPSATDICVALGLQAAIVAVTHECDTNLWSRASSRTAVKIITRDGVNGNETSQGAIHDQVVASCRAKDEAVGDGDIPALADVPSLYPIWEDEFREALQLNDVHDSSKRLVITQDLCEVCAPSSETVRRLVGKDASQPPPPHEVHVVSLTPQSLWDVAANILTVGHACGVPRRAKIVHDAFLSNLQTLETTVTEVRSHDGAPKLFLLEWLDPPFDGGHWILDMMQFAGVQPAQHKHTQKSTSTTWAQVRQADADVILVACCGFGLERNVRDTFGARNQLQQLRAARNRRIYATNGDHYFARPGPKLLHGAIIMALTAYADQPEVVQAIQALDFVDAELGGYQMVDVLDPTIVQANNDVPDMEDFDRLHREACSAGSLSYPDPVTGYKVFTELAHRQRGKCCGSGCRHCPYNHENVKNKAGKIQQPAMLTAGDQTGPLALSNGNLHVLFFSGGKDSFLAIRALTRQAKQTAPFGLALLTTFDATSRIIAHQDMPIDTVVEQATHLGLALIGVPIHRGSAEGYVTRVRKGLEVLQSSVKPPSKVTTLAFGDLHLENLVEWRNSQIGSLGYKLQYPVFQTEYEILWQDLEASKVPCVVSSSTVDHIRVGDVYSREFAQRLPECVDRFGENGEFHTIAQVWEVDRITALGFIDS is encoded by the coding sequence atgtcgATAGAATCACTGGCGGAAGAATCGTCTTCCGTGTCAGTGACTGATTTGCGCATCGTTTGCTTGATTCCTTCCGCCACGGATATTTGCGTCGCTCTCGGATTGCAGGCTGCCATTGTCGCCGTCACGCACGAATGTGATACAAACCTTTGGTCGCGAGCGTCGTCGCGTACGGCAGTCAAGATCATTACAAGAGACGGGGTGAACGGGAACGAGACGTCGCAGGGTGCCATACACGATCAAGTTGTGGCGAGCTGTCGGGCAAAAGATGAGGCCGTCGGTGATGGGGACATTCCCGCACTGGCGGACGTGCCTTCCTTGTATCCCATTTGGGAGGACGAATTCCGCGAGGCTCTACAGCTCAACGACGTTCACGACAGTAGTAAGCGCCTTGTGATTACCCAGGACCTGTGTGAAGTGTGTGCTCCCTCGTCCGAAACCGTTCGTCGGCTTGTGGGCAAGGATGCCTCAcagccgccaccgccacaCGAGGTTCACGTTGTGTCCCTCACGCCACAATCGCTGTGGGACGTTGCCGCTAATATTCTCACCGTCGGCCATGCCTGCGGGGTCCCACGACGTGCCAAAATCGTTCACGATGCGTTTCTGAGTAATTTACAGACACTGGAAACGACCGTTACCGAAGTTCGTTCCCATGATGGTGCACCCAAGCTCTTCCTATTGGAATGGTTGGATCCACCCTTTGACGGTGGCCATTGGATTTTGGATATGATGCAGTTCGCCGGCGTGCAACCCGCCCAACACAAGCACACCCAGAAATCGACATCGACGACCTGGGCTCAAGTCCGTCAGGCCGATGCCGATGTGATTCTGGTCGCCTGTTGCGGTTTTGGTCTGGAACGGAACGTTCGTGATACTTTCGGTGCACGCAACCAGTTGCAACAACTGCGTGCCGCTCGCAATCGTCGCATCTACGCCACCAACGGTGACCACTACTTTGCCCGTCCCGGTCCTAAACTACTGCATGGTGCAATCATAATGGCGTTGACAGCTTACGCGGATCAGCCGGAGGTGGTGCAAGCGATTCAGGCTTtggactttgtcgacgcgGAACTGGGTGGATATCAAATGGTCGATGTTCTGGACCCTACCATTGTACAAGCAAACAACGATGTTCCCGACATGGAAGACTTTGACCGCTTGCACCGCGAAGCCTGCAGCGCCGGTTCGTTATCCTACCCGGACCCCGTTACGGGCTATAAGGTCTTCACCGAGCTCGCCCACCGTCAACGTGGCAAATGCTGTGGTTCGGGCTGTCGGCACTGCCCGTACAATCACGAAAACGTCAAGAATAAGGCGGGGAAAATACAACAGCCGGCCATGCTCACCGCTGGCGACCAGACGGGTCCACTGGCACTGTCCAACGGAAACCTGCACGTGCTGTTCTTTAGTGGCGGTAAGGATTCCTTCCTGGCTATTCGGGCATTGACTCGACAAGCCAAACAGACTGCCCCGTTTGGGTTAGCCCTGTTAACCACGTTTGATGCCACGTCGCGTATTATTGCGCATCAGGATATGCCGATTGATACCGTTGTGGAACAAGCGACACATCTGGGTTTGGCATTGATTGGTGTCCCCATACACCGGGGGAGTGCCGAAGGATACGTGACACGAGTTCGCAAGGGGTTAGAGGTATTGCAGAGCAGCGTTAAACCCCCAAGCAAGGTCACAACCTTGGCCTTTGGCGATTTGCATTTGGAAAATCTGGTGGAATGGCGAAATTCCCAAATCGGATCGCTCGGCTATAAATTGCAATATCCCGTATTCCAGACCGAGTACGAAATACTGTGgcaggatttggaagcgtCCAAGGTACCGTGTGTCGTATCGTCATCAACGGTTGATCACATCCGTGTTGGGGATGTCTACAGCCGAGAGTTTGCCCAACGGTTACCGGAATGCGTCGATCGCTTCGGTGAGAATGGTGAATTTCACACAATCGCACAAGTTTGGGAAGTAGACCGCATCACGGCTTTGGGATTTATAGATAGTTAA
- the H2B-1a gene encoding histone H2B isoform 1a (Similar to histone H2B core component of nucleosomes, containing two molecules each of H2A, H2B, H3 and H4), with amino-acid sequence MAKTPSKQSAKAPKKAATGTKSKKRTETYSSYIYKVLKQVHPDTGISKKGMSIMNSFINDIFERIATEAGKLATYNKKATLSSREIQTAVRLMLPGELAKHAVSEGTKAVTKFSSS; translated from the coding sequence ATGGCCAAGACCCCGTCCAAGCAATCCGCCAAGGCGCCCAAGAAGGCGGCTACCGGCACCAAATCGAAGAAGCGTACGGAGACGTACAGTTCTTACATTTACAAGGTCCTCAAGCAGGTCCACCCGGATACCGGTATTTCCAAGAAGGGTATGTCTATCATGAACTCCTTCATTAACGATATCTTTGAACGTATTGCTACCGAAGCCGGTAAGCTGGCTACTTACAACAAGAAGGCGACGCTCAGTAGTCGTGAAATCCAGACCGCTGTTCGTCTCATGCTTCCCGGTGAACTCGCCAAGCATGCCGTCTCGGAAGGAACCAAGGCTGTTACCAAGTTCTCCAGTTCGTAA